One Spinacia oleracea cultivar Varoflay chromosome 4, BTI_SOV_V1, whole genome shotgun sequence DNA segment encodes these proteins:
- the LOC110792130 gene encoding gallate 1-beta-glucosyltransferase 84A23, producing MGSETDINLNRDLVHVFMISFPGQGHINPLLRLGKRIASKGFLVTFTTTENLGQGIRGSNDSVSDQPMAIGDGFIRFEFFDDEWPDGDPRKHDMDQYLPQLEVVGRRWVPERLVALAQEGQPVSCLINNPFIPWVSDVAEELELPSAMLWPQSCACFLSYYYFHHNLISFPTDNDPEIDTEVPTLPLLKWDEIPTFLHPTTPYAFLKRAILAQYNNLSKPFCILMDTFYELEKSTVDHTVELLAPTPIRTIGPLFKKCIPGGARVRADPLRPNQECLKWLDGKADGSVVYISFGTIVFPPQQQIDEIAAGIEAAGISFLWVMKPPSKESKLSPHTLPDGFLERIGDNGKVVNFAPQEQVLGHPAVSCFMTHCGWNSTMEAISCGVPVVAFPSWGDQVTDAKFLCDVFKTGIQLTRGEHEKRIISKDEVEKCLREATSGPKADEMKENALKWKTLADKAIADGGSSDKNFDLFIDQVQKRGEIVLANAKKLANGLLTKQNGH from the exons ATGGGGTCCGAAACCGATATAAATCTGAACCGCGATCTTGTACATGTGTTCATGATCTCGTTCCCTGGTCAGGGCCACATTAATCCACTCCTTAGGCTTGGCAAGAGAATTGCCTCTAAAGGTTTTTTAGTCACCTTCACCACCACCGAGAATCTCGGTCAGGGGATCCGAGGTTCTAATGATTCCGTCTCGGATCAACCCATGGCCATCGGGGACGGGTTCATCCGATTCGAGTTCTTTGATGATGAGTGGCCTGATGGCGACCCGAGGAAGCACGACATGGATCAATACCTCCCACAACTCGAAGTCGTGGGTCGCCGTTGGGTGCCTGAGAGGCTAGTGGCATTAGcccaagaaggccagcccgttTCTTGCCTCATCAATAACCCGTTTATTCCATGGGTGTCTGATGTGGCTGAGGAACTCGAGCTGCCTAGTGCTATGCTGTGGCCACAATCATGCGCTTGTTTCCTCTCTTATTATTACTTCCATCACAACTTGATTTCTTTTCCTACCGACAACGACCCCGAAATCGACACCGAAGTTCCAACTTTACCCCTACTAAAATGGGACGAGATCCCCACCTTCCTCCACCCAACTACGCCATACGCCTTTCTAAAAAGGGCAATATTGGCACAATACAATAACTTGTCCAAGCCATTTTGTATCCTCATGGATACTTTCTATGAGCTGGAGAAGTCCACGGTGGATCACACCGTCGAGCTTTTAGCTCCAACCCCGATCAGGACCATCGGGCCACTCTTCAAGAAGTGCATCCCTGGTGGGGCTCGAGTCCGTGCTGACCCGCTTAGGCCCAATCAGGAGTGCTTGAAGTGGCTCGATGGGAAGGCAGATGGATCGGTGGTGTACATATCATTTGGAACTATTGTATTCCCACCGCAACAACAGATTGACGAGATTGCAGCGGGAATTGAGGCGGCCGGGATATCGTTCTTGTGGGTGATGAAACCGCCTTCAAAGGAGTCGAAGCTCAGCCCGCATACTTTACCCGATGGGTTCTTGGAAAGAATTGGCGATAatggcaag GTGGTCAACTTTGCTCCACAAGAGCAAGTACTAGGACACCCAGCCGTATCATGTTTTATGACTCACTGTGGATGGAATTCGACAATGGAGGCAATTTCCTGTGGAGTACCGGTGGTAGCGTTCCCTTCATGGGGTGACCAAGTGACGGACGCTAAATTCCTTTGCGATGTTTTCAAAACCGGAATACAACTCACTAGGGGTGAACACGAGAAAAGGATAATCTCAAAGGACGAAGTAGAAAAGTGTTTAAGGGAAGCCACTTCGGGCCCTAAGGCAGATGAGATGAAGGAAAACGCGCTTAAATGGAAGACTTTAGCCGATAAAGCGATAGCTGATGGTGGATCATCGGACAAGAATTTCGATCTTTTTATTGATCAAGTGCAAAAGAGGGGCGAAATCGTTCTTGCTAATGCTAAGAAGCTTGCTAATGGTTTACTTACTAAACAAAATGGACATTGA